From the Oncorhynchus keta strain PuntledgeMale-10-30-2019 unplaced genomic scaffold, Oket_V2 Un_scaffold_2149_pilon_pilon, whole genome shotgun sequence genome, the window aaacagttacagagtttaatgtctgtgataggagaaaactgaggatggatggaTCGTGACTGACCCTGTCTATTCTGTCTTACACGTACGGGACAAATTACAGGCCAAATACAACACATGTGACAAAAGGAGATACAGAGTGGGAAAGCCAGTGTTTATTCACAACAAGACTTATTTATAAAAATGACACATATAAAAACAGATCTCTGCTTCTCTTTCTCCTTGTCCTGTCCTCCTTCACTTCTTGGCAGCAACCTTCTGGGTGTGGAGCTGGTAGATCTGTTCACAGGCGATGGAGAGGCCCACCACCAGAGAGACAAACTCCTCAAAGTTTACCTTCCCATCACCATTCTGGTCCAGATCCTTCATGATCGTGTCTATGGCAGCTGGGTCCTTCTGGGactgagagggaaggagagatgaaggagatgaagtgagtgagtgagtgagtgagtgagtgagtgagtgagtgagtgagtgagtgagtgagtgagtgagtgagtgagtgagtgagtgagtgagagagtgctagaggcgtcactacagacaccctggttttaTTCCAGGCTGTAGAGCGGcccacatttggcccagcgtcgtccaggtttggccggtgtaggccgtcattgcaaataagaatttgttcttaataacttgcctagttaaataaaggttcaatgtaaaaaataaaaataaaaataaaaaagagagaTAAGAGGAGGTTTGATTAACTTTGGGTGCTTTTTATTCTAATATAGTGACAGAGAAAAATCTGAAAGAAAGTGAAAGGGGGACAAGAAATACAGGGAAAgtatagagggacagtgagataaaaacagagagagagagagaggggtgtcaGTGTTACCTTCAGGAAGCTGCCCAGTTCTGTCTGCATCAGTTCTTTCAGCTCCTTCTTGCTCAGTGTGTTGCAGTCACCGTCCTTGTCGGCATAGCGATGGAACACTGTGATCAGGGACTCCATGGAACGCTCCAACTCAGACGGCATGGCTGCAGAGAAGGATacactgaggaggggagagaggaaggggagatggcaggggagagagggagggggagatgggaggggagagagggagggggagatgggaggggagatagggaggagggagatgagaggggaggggggatagggggagggggagatgggaggggaggggagagagggagggagggaggggagatgggaggggaggggagatggagggaggggagatgggaggggagatagagggaggtgtAAATTGAAGTAGCAGATACATATTCAGTACAGTGAGTGTCTTGATATCACTAATATGTTGACTAATGGTGAACTATCCCTTTGCAGAAAACAAATGAACAATGCACATTTAGGGAGGATGGGAGTTGGCTTTCTTTGTCTCTGTAAGCAGTCTTTGGCTGGTGTTACTTCCTGGCATTTAAACTGTGATCTTCCACTCCTTTACACATTCCTTCTACCTCAGACCCCTCCTCTTTCTTTTGGTGCCTCCCACATTCTTTGGTAACATCCAGCTAGGTCTAATAGAGTTCTAAAACGAAAACATTGCTTCAATGTTCAAAGGTTTTCTTATAAATAGACTACATTATGTCTTCATCAGTAAATAGAATGTCCCGTCATCCTGCATAGCAAACCATAGAAGAACTGATTTTTGAATCAAAGCAAGCGAAGACTAATGAACATTATAGCCTACAAGTCTGCCTGACGAGACAGATCAGTTGCTAGTCACACTTGGAAACAGTTGTTACAGTTGTGTGAGACCTGTTTATTACACTAGATAACCTCCTCTGTTAAACCAAAGACACCAATAGTAATAGTAGAATAGGTGAAGAACGGTTACTTACCAAACAGAGGAGAGACGCTAACAGAACAGGGTGGGGAAGTAGGGTTCTGCTGAATATATACCAATGATGCTGAATCTACTGCGCACGAACTGTGGGAAAGATTGTTCAGGAATGTATAAAGAACAGGCAACGCCCTTCTGATTATGAGTGTGTGTAGCCTAtagtggaggtgtgtgtgtgtgtgagagggagggagggagggagggagggggttcgAGTTTAGACTTGATGTCTTTCAGTCCTCATCCTTGATTTCAACATGATAAAATAGACATGGATCACCTAGAATGTTTTCATATCGCATTAACACACGGATCTCATTCACACAAATCTATACCAATGATGCTGAACACAGACGGATAGAGGCGTGACGAGTACTTTGGTCATGTATATTGGTCATGTTTGGCATCATCAGTTTAATACAGCATACAGTAGTCCTCCGGACCAGAAGAAAAAGTAATTGGCAAAGCATGTGTTCTTCTGACACCATTGTGATGGATATTCCAAGCTGATGTTCTGTTGCTCCCCATCATTTAGTAGGTCGtcatggtaaataagaatttgttcttaactgacttcccaagttaaaggttcaataaaaaaagtatatataacATAACAGCCAGTCACTGATAGTCATGAGACTCTCCTTCTTCTGGGTCTTGTGTTACACACAGTAGTATAAGTagcctttcctgcagtcaaatgaacAAAGGCGCCCTCTAGTggtctcatgggtggaatgttattaatcattttcataatttcataattgatcagaaataaatacaaattaaaacACAGAAAGTCTGGTGTTTCAATGTCAAATGgtgttgttatatttcagtcttctatgATGTATAAAAAGTGTAATATAGGGATggaaactcaaaattgaatacatttgaaCTCTATTTCTGACACAAGCCTATAACCATGTGTGTTAGgtatatacttttgtttcaaagtagatttgtttaagaccacCAAGAAACAGTCTTGACCCTGATGTATCCCAGTGCAGTAATGGGCTGCCCCTTACCTCTTTCTATATCCAGATATTATTGACCTCTTCTTCTATCTTTCTTTCATTCTGCAAAATACACATTAACTAGTCGACTGTATGTGACTGTATTACAACACTCAAGTGTTAAAGAACAAGAAACATATGTATTTAAATTATCAGTAAACTCATTAGTAAAGGTATCAAGCATGACAAATAGCATATCAACTTCAAAGTCATTTCAGTGCCTGGGGACATCCTGTGGATTGTGTAAGAGCTTACATCCCAGCTCCTCTTGGAGTATGTGGAGGTCTGAGattcctccccaccctccctgcTTCTCTTACTGGACTGGGACAGCTGGTCCTGACagatctctctggatctctccatGTGTCTGTGGTAGGAGGGGTGGGTCTGCTGGTTCTCTCAGGATCTCTCCATGTGTCTGTGGTAGGAGGGGTGGGTCTGCTggttctctctggatctctccatgtgtctgtggtaggaggggtgggtctgctggttctctctggatctctccatGTGCCTGTGGTAGGAGGGGTGGGTCTGCTggttctctctggatctctccatgtgtctgtggtaggaggggtgggtctgctggttctctctggatctctccatgtgtctgtggtaggaggggtgggtctgctggttctctctggatctctccatgtgtctgtggtaggaggggtgggtctgctggttctctctggatctctccatgtgtctgtggtaggaggggtgggtctgctggttctctctggatctctccatgtgtctgtggtaggaggggtgggtctgctggttctctctggatctctccatgtgtctgtggtaggaggggtgggtctgctggttctctctggatctctccatGTGTCTGGTAGGAGGGGTGGGTCTGCTggttctctctggatctctccatgtgtctgtggtaggaggggtgggtctgctggttctctctggatctctccatGTGTCTGTGGTAGGAGCGGGGCCGTTCCCAAGTTAATTTACTGCATTTCCATACAGTTAGAAAACTTTCAAATGCTATTTAGAGAACAGCAAAAACAAGCAAAATGACCCCAGACATTATCACCTTGGTTGCTGTAGGTTCATTCAGCTCAGTCGATCTACAGACACATAGTCTATTAGCTATACAATTGATTTAGTCAGAGTCAGCAGTAGCCTATAGGTCCATACTAACCTGTCATTTTTgtcatataaaaaaatattttttgctAATGTCTCCAGTCATATAATGTGtcgtagaattgcatgaaatgtgtttataaacacagaaagaaagaagaaaggtACCTGACATAGCCTATAGCGTAGGCCTCCTCTACGCCAATACAGGGGCAGCCATGCATTGAACACTGCAGTCTTTTAACACAAACAGTGATTGGGTTGTATtattagcctaaatgatctaatcctctcatcacattaggaatagTAGGCTTACTAGGATATTTTACATAAGTCTGAAAAAACGATGACAGACAGATGCAtggaatgctttattataaaggtgtaTTTTTATGGTGAACATTAGCTTCCCAAAACCTGAAACACACGCGCTGCCTataagagaggggagaaggacagaaagagagagagacctgattTAACTCAAACTAAACTGTCCATTGTACAGCAGAGTGGGTGTCCAACTCCAAACCCCCATAACTGAATAGATGTCATGAGCGCACCGCTTACATAACAGCGCTGAGAGCTTTCCGTACAGAACGGGGaccatatacactgctcaaaaaaataaagggaacacttaaacaacacaataactccaagtcaatcacacttctgtgaaatcaaactgtccactttggaagcaacactgattgacaatacatttcacatgctgttgtgcaaatggaatagacaacaggtggaaatgataggcaattagcaagacacccccaataaaggagtggttctgcaggtggggaccacagaccacttctcagttccaatgcttcctggctgatgttttggtcacttttttaatgctggcggtgctttcactctagtggtagcatgagacggagtctacaacccacacaagtggctcaggtagtgcagctcatccaggatggcacatcaatgcgagctgtggcaagaaggtttgctgtgtctgtcagcgtagtgtccagagcatggaggcgctaccaggagacaggccagtacatcaggagatgtagaggaggccgtaggagggcaacaacccagcagcaggaccgctacctccgcctttgtgcaaggaggagcaggaggagcactgccagagccctgccacaaatgtgcatgtgtctgctcaaaaggTCAGAAAcagagggtggtatgagggcccgacgtcctcaggtgggggttgtgcttacagcccaacaccgtgcaggacgtttggcatttgccagagaacaccaagattggcaaatttgccactggcgccctgtgctcttcacagatgaaagcaggttcacactgagcacatgtgacacagtctggagacgccgtggagaacgttctgctgcctgcaacatcctccagcatgaccggtttggtggtgggtcagtcatggtgtggggtggcatttctttggggggccgcacagccctccatgtgctcgccagaggtagcctgactgccattaggtaccgagatgagatcctcagaccccttgtgagaccatatgctggtgcggttggccctgggttcctcctaatgcaagacaatgctagacctcatgtggctggagtgtgtcagcagttccaccaagaggaaggcattgatgctatggactggcctacccgttccccagacctgaatccaagcCTAGTggttgagcacatctgggacatcatgtctcgctccatccaccaacgccacgttgcagaACAGACtgtccaggtttaaaaaaataaaataaaaaaagttggtggatgctttagtccaggtctgggaggccAGATCCCTCAGCCTCATTTTGACCAGGCTACGCGGCAGCCTGTAGTTTGGCCTAATTTTGTGTGACTTCCAGACCTCCAGCGTTGATAAATTTGACCATTAACTGGAAGGTTGAAAAGAaaaagttcaaaccccgagctgacaaggtgcaaatctgtcgttctgcccctgaacaggcagttaacccactgttcccaggccgtcattgaaaataagaatatgttcttaactgacttgcctagttaaataaagtttttttttaaaaatttatAAAAAATCCATATGTCCACCTCATCAGGAACATGCCCAGGCGTTGACATGGGAGGTCATTtacaggccacacacactactgagcctcattttgacttgcaTCTAAatttttaaggacattacatcaaagttggatcagcctgatTGAGTTTGGTTTTCCAccttaattttgagtgtgactccaaatccagacctccatgggttgataaatttgatttccattgataatttttgtgtgattttgttgtcagcacattcaactatgaaaagaaaaaagtatttaataagaatatttcattcattcagatctaggatgtgttattttagtgttccctttatttttttgagcagtgtataaacatcccatgttttttctctctcccaatCCCATGGTCATTTATATCAATAATGCAATGGCAAAACATTTAATAATTTTTATACAACCCAAATTCTTCCTATTTCGCTATTTCACTACCAGGAGTTTTATGCACATCCAAAATGACAACAGATGCTGCCTAAAATAATGTAGAATACAAAGATAAAATAACGTAGAATACATAGATAAAATAACATAGAATACATAGATAGAATAATGTAGAATACATAGATAAAATTATGTAGAATACATAGATAAAATAATGTACAACAATACATATATAAAATAATGTACAATACATAGATAAAATAATGTACAATACATATGTCACGCCTTGgtaattgtattttgtgttttcgttatatatttggtcaggccagggtgtgacatgggtttatgttgttgtatttcgtattggggtttgtagtggCAAagatttgggatcgcggctgattatgGGGTGTATAGGCTTGGATGCCTGAGGCGGAttttctcaatcagagtcaggtgattctcgttgtctctgattgcagtaagggaggagaggagggttgagaggagccagaatcaggagataggttggagaaagtttgagcagagggaagagaagataggatggaagaggagagatagcgagagaggaacgagtaggggcagtgtgggaagcgagccggcctggaggtatttaggtagccggggtttcattgtggtgagagggtgaggtcaaagaggagggtgattgttcctgtctctgtgtagtccgagggttcaccagataggctgttattaggtttcacgttccgtttgttgttttgtattttgtatagttatttcatgtgtcactttttccattaaagtcatgagtaaccactacgctgcatttgtATTTCCGACTGATTTTCTACTctgaagaacgacgttacaacaTAGATAAAATAATGTTTCAATACATAGATAAAATAATGTACAATACATAGATAAAATAATGTACAATACATAGATAAAATAATGTAGAATACATAGATAAAATAATGTACAATACATAGATAAAATAATGTAGAATACATAGATAAAATAATGTACAATACATAGATAAAATAATGTAGAATACATAGATAAAATAATGTACAATACACAGATAAATATGGATGTCCACTCATTGTTTTTCTGCTCCCAAACTTGATATTTTAATAAAGCTTTGGTGATTAAGATTTATTTCAAAGAGGTCTCTATCCAAGCCCTTTATCGATAGTCTTGACTACTTGGGGAATGCATTGGGCATGACAAAAAAAGGCTTCATTGAGACTGATCTTGTTTTTTTAACCAAATGAAACTTAATGGCAAAAAAAcaattgttattttttttctaAATACGAGGTTTACGGGCACAAAAAATGTGCATATTGGCACTGCGCATCACAGCTGGATAGGCTGCGCTTCCGTTGTCAAAATCCATACCATAACCAACCGTGTTAGTACCGCAAAGTGTTTGAGGACACTCATCAGATATTGCCAGCCCTCCCACCTAAGCGAGAGCGAGATCATATGAGACAGGTCAATTATCAATCCAAGCGTTAGAAAATAGAAGAGTGCCTGCTTTAAAAGGTTGAAATGGCCAAGCATGTGTTTGACACCTGCACTGACTGAAAGTCAGCCCAAAATAGAGCCCATAGTGCAGTGCTTCCCAAACTAGGGGTCACTACCCCATGTGGGGTCACCTGATTTGAAAATGGGGAGAAAATGTGCACTTGGTTCATAGAACCGAGGTTACATCTTCCTTCATGTGTTGCTCTACCTTTTGAATGGTTTAAGCCACAAAGTATTGTGACGCCATCACTGAATATAAGACTCTCAGGAACACGTTGGCAGGGTTGGGGAATAACAGATTACATGTCATCTGgaataacagaataacagatTACACGtctatcctgcaatagatgttcaattggtaacataaaTGTTGTCTTCTGCTAATGCATTTTAAACAGAAAGTAATCTAAatggaatgtaatcagattacgtcaCTGATTTTGGGTTATCCAGAAGGTATGTTAccgattacaattttggacaggtaacttgtaactgtaacagattacatttagaaagtaacctacccaaccctgcatGTAGTTACGTACTATTTATCTTTACTATGACCACAAGTCGTTAGCACCAAGTTGGCAAGATGGGGCAATAAATCAGATTGAGGTGAAAAGATAATCAATGATGTTCTTTTCTACACAGAAAATCATACAACATGATTGCCTAATGATCTTTGGAACTTCCCAATACCTTTCTGATGCATTTCAGTCACTTCAAACCATTCTGTCTTCAGATTTAATTACTGTCAAAAATACTGTCAGACTGATTCGcaatagactgtcatagcccaaaataacaaacaaacagaaactgTGGCATAGCGATATCATCATtgagggaggaaggaaagagagggatgagagatggaggaCAAGCAGTACTTTAAGAGTTCTCATGGCATCTAGTGGTGAGTTTTGGATTATTTTTATCTCCACAATCAAC encodes:
- the LOC118364633 gene encoding protein S100-A1-like encodes the protein MPSELERSMESLITVFHRYADKDGDCNTLSKKELKELMQTELGSFLKSQKDPAAIDTIMKDLDQNGDGKVNFEEFVSLVVGLSIACEQIYQLHTQKVAAKK